Genomic window (Culex pipiens pallens isolate TS chromosome 3, TS_CPP_V2, whole genome shotgun sequence):
ttcgaagagatcggaaaatttcacgaatgtttcatgtattaacattgaaaatcagaccattagttgctgagatatcgacataagaaaatggtaggttgttttggtgagacttagaaaacttcaatttttgtgtttctttttctttgagaaattgagttttagtgaaaaaaaagttgataaaaaatatgcaaattttttttccgtgtacctattttttctcaatagtcctcaacaatacctacaactttgccgaagacaccaaattgatcagaaaattcattcaaaagttacagatattcgaatatttacgtaccatttttgtatggacagctgccaaaattgtatggagacttgtatgggtgaaccaatgacacaaaatagcttctttggtcatagggaaggcccccacaaagtttgagtcaaataaaaaaatacaaataaaatccatttccggttttggtagagaattgctcacttttctttgtcgtagagggctcatatttggcatgagttcatctcatgtatagacaaacaaacgctgaaagtttcatccaaatcggagaacctcgatacgacctgttacacattggtgaaaaactcgctcttaaattttaatgttaaccctctacttttgttctacgaaaaactttacttctcttgttttatgtttttcttgtttcatttttagtattttaatttgcatttatcttgtttagtttatgtttgtttttggtgttatttggcctactctaccacctaatataattacatttcgcctatctatttttttcatgtttttacagtcactttttcaatgttttgcatgtttttcacattttctgctataaaatcgcaccatcatcatttaaattgcaaaaaaaatgcgtagaggcatagtctgggacactacaaaaattactgcatacttctttttactgaaaatattggaaatgttagtgaaaaacacagcctaagttgacccctaaaaaaatgacatttttaaaaacattggcaaagtcacataaaacaagttaaacttccaaccctgtaattttctaaaattttaagagttcttctttccagtgctttttaaagatcaaaaattggttgaaaaatggattttttggcgatttttcaaatcgaagcccgtctagaggcggggttaggtgGTAGAGGGTTAATATTTTATTCTCATTCATCTCATTATCGatgatcatagttttgtgataatAACATTAGATATTCTAACAGATATTCTTGTTATTCAAACGACCTACGTTTAATTATTGTCACCTGCCCgggaaagtaaacaaaaaaaataagttatatAGCCACTAGGGTAGCTTGacgtttgtatggaaaatattttctgaTCGTAGTAAGGCCTCAAAACAAATCCTTAAAATTTGTAAGCAATCTGTGCAGACCTGGCTTTCGgcaatgcatttcaattttgtatgggaatttgtatggcaatattaatttattgaaaaaagaacGTTATACTCAttactaaggctaccaactgtacggattttttccttaccatacggattttcgagcctcttcgcggatttttaacaggccggaatttttgtagggaattttacgcataatacggatttgtacggaatttcaacagttttttgatcattgaattgcttttttgatttggttttgtgaactttaaatttgtatttttctgtgagtttgatttaaaaagagagagttttccggggtttcctcaattcaaacttgattatcaataattctagagtttttgaaatattgtcttttatattttgataggacctttaaaaaaactctagaattgttcttttagaaattccttactaaatatatttatccatttccaaaggctttctaaaaattgtgaaaacatttgaacatttgaaataacaaatctaggtcctataaactgttgtgtttcacatgttataggaccttttcaataaaaaaaactctgggaaagtgttcgtgaaaacactaagaacgatattattcgtaaaagcaaacttgacatttcgtaaacttaaataaaaataattaaagaacataatgatttgattcaaatcacggtttattttatgaatacttttaaacgtgcaagtcataagcactctgatagcattttgtgaaatttgttagctgtaaaaatgacacagttttgtatttttaattctcaaattaattaaattaaatttatctaaataatgctTTGACGGTTTTTGTTACATCATGATGCCATATCgacaaagtgtacggatttttgctcagcaagagttggtagccttactcaTTACTTATTTCCAGCTTGCTTGGGTGCATGAGCCGTCGCGACGCCTGCCTCAATCCATTTCAAATAGTGGACGAATCTCTTCGcattcttcggcaaagttgttccctggaacacgGACTATGAACTCATGATGGTTTTGAAAAATGGTGCTTGCCAGCAAGAGTATTCTCTTTCTATCACTCCTTCTCTTTTCCTCGTTCACGCACACTCGCCGAAGATTATTCTGTTTGCTCaccaaaatgcaataaaaaattaacGAGATTGGGAACCGACCACGTATTACGTCCCGTTGAACGGCgttggcaaattttgttttgtggcggcttttgtggctaCGTTCTGTTGAGGGCGATGATTGTGAATGTGGGaatgagaaagagagagaaaaagagaatgTCACTAGGGATTGTTCAAACACGCGAGGGCAGTATTTTTATATcttcaaatgatttttgatttttattttatattttcatatttctttaccaaaaatcatttttttcttaaattttatctaTCGTCGCAATCAATGGAAAATCCATCTCATATTGAAACAGCGACATTCAAAGGAAAAGTAACATATAATGCTTGGCAACGTGGAGTGGAAGCACAACTGCGGGGACACTCCGAAACTGTTGCGAAACAGTTTCACGTCCACCACCACCATCCGACGGCGATGACGATTTATTACCGACCTGAAAAAAAAGTAGAAGGGGGAACGAGATTCTTTCAAAGCATAAACAAAACAGCTGAACTTCGAGTTACACTACTACTCCACGGTTTATTCAACAAGCTCTCACGAGGCAACGGCATGCGCCCGCTTTACGTGCTGCTCGAGGCGGTTCTTCCGTCCGAAGCTGGCCCCACACTGGTAACAACGGAAGGGGTCCAGCCCTTCGTGAACCTTTTGGCGGTGAAACTTTCTTGCGCTGAAATTGTTGAACCACTGGTCGCAGAGATCGCACTTGAAGGGCGTCGGATTCGCGTGGTGGCGCTGATGATTGCGGAGGGCCTGCTTTCGCTTGAATCGGGCCGGACACTGGTCACAGGGGAAGGGTTGTTCCTCGGTGTGGGTGACCATGTGGATTGGCACTTCGAACTTTTTGAGGAACGTTTTGGCGCAAATTGGACAGGAATAGGCTTTGGCGGTCGTGTGCAGCTTTTGGTGGTTCCGGAGTGATCCGACCTGGGTGAACCGCTTTCCGCACTCGTCACAGGCATAGTTGCGTTCGGTCGTCACGCAGATTTCCTCATGCTTTTTCAGGGTGTTACTGGCCAGGAAGGCGTTGCCACAAGAGGTACAAACGAATTCGCGTTTTTTGTACGGCCTCGTCTTGTGCTGGTCCAAATGCCGTTCGGTTAAAAACCGTTGAAAGCAGACGTCGCACTCGAAAGGTCGAATCACGTTGTCCGCTATCCGATACTTAAGATGCACGGCATCTCGGTGCAACTCCAGCGCTCTCGCGCCATCAAATTCCTCCGCTGGACAGCTACAGCAGAAGAACATTCCCTCCGGTTGACGACGATCCACTCCAAACACCTTCCGCCGCTTGCGAGGTCTCCGTGCAGGGTCCTCCACCTCTTCAACCTCAGCCTTGATGACTTCAACCTCCGATATGACGACCCAATCGTGCTGACCTTCTTCGGGGATCTCTTCCGGCGGAGGTTTGCCGAACTCATCCTCCAGGTCCACGTCCAGCAGTTCGATTTTGTACTCTTCGTCCTCGGATGAGGCTTGACCGGTGACGTCGTTGGTTTCTGGGGCGATTGTTGGAGCCACGTGTTCCGTTTTGAGGTTTTGTCGTAGGAAAGCGTCCGCTTCAAGGCATTTTTGgcgcaatttgtaaaattttaagaattcgtCGACACATAATTCGCAAACCAGCTGCGTTAGGCCGTCTTGGCAAttaatctagaaaaaaaaattgtattacatGTTGTGGAGTTTGAATTATCCCCTTACAACAGCtgtttcattcaaaatatttgacttTTATATGTTATGTTTTGTCGCACTAACACATTCTGGGATGTTGTTACATGCAAGTTGGAAATAAATAACACCAAAaaacaaggttgttaatcgataaaattatcgtcgataatattatcgtctgacaATAACCATAATGGTTATCGACATCGTTATCGTcggaacgataacgataatctatcgttatttacataattctatcggcgataatcttatcgccgataactcattctttaaatctttctaaaatcgattgaTTCAATCAtatcatatcatgttaaattttcaatgctttcacctagaatattttttttaaatgtagtatgtttcaaagtataaatatgtacttaaatttgttcagaaaataccttattttttcgaaagtacctACTCAACTTTTGactcaactttcatttattgcaatatggttatcaaacgaagcgaaattttgtatgctttttcacttaattagagttttttttttggaaaataccgaaatttccacaaaatactgtattttttgaaaatactcaaattttcaaaatatgcaatatgggtatcaaacgaaacgaaattttgtatgctttttcaccctattagatttttgttgaaaaatacggtaatttgtgaatatttaagtatttaaaaaaaaactataataaatTGAAAGAGCATACGAAATTTTGCCTCGtttgatattgcaaattttgaaaattttagtaatttggaaaattacaatattttgcgaaaatttcaggattttcaaaaaaaactctaataaagtgaaaaagcattccAAACTTCGCTTCGATTGCTACCCAtgcatattatgaaaatttgagtacttttgaaaaatacggtattttgagtacatattttactttgaaacttagaagattaaaaaaaaatattttggtgaaagcattgaaaatttaacatgatctggttgaattaagtcgattttagaaagactttaaaatgagttatcgtcccattataatttatcgttaacaacctgataaaaaatgccttttcatttacaaattattcactatgcacagaaaaaaagttgaattttttaaggttgaaaatttggttgaatattatctcttaTTTGAGTAACATTACATaacaaatgtgtaaaaatgtgaacctgatgaaaattcatcaaaacattatgaacatgaaaattcaccagttccaatattacacttttttttacaaaaaaaatctgtcatcattccctgatgaatattaccatcatttttttctgtgttttctagcaaaaaaaatgtgtttttagtaaaaaaaaatgaattttagaatgtttaaaatttggtaggttgaatattacctcttttttgagtaatattacctaaaaaatgtgtaaaactgtgaatattcaccagaaactgatgaaaattcctcAGTCATTTCCGAACAACGCAACGGTGTTTTTTTCATCGCCTAATTTACAGCTCTGAAAAATTCGACATTTCCTGTCCTTCTCGAGTGTCGAAACGGCTCACTTTTCTTCACAAGAATAACAGAATcgtaaagtaatacttttcgatgccaagttatacttttcagttATTGAAAATACTTACTTTCCTGTCATTTTAAATCGGGGACCAAGTTGGGGACCGTCCACAAACACCAAATAAAATATGAACCGATATTGGCCAAACCAGTcccattcgacttggtttagggtcccaagtttcaataaaacttgagtttcgataagtagttcaaaagttatgtataaagtGTGTTTTGGATGTTGGATAAATGACCTTTAATCGTATAAAATGTCTTTATGTTAttaatcgttggataggtaattgaaagacctttcctaagagtccaaaacattgaaaatctgtcaaccctgtctcaagttatggccacttaagtgatataggCCTTTCAATCGAGtctaaaaatttgaagatctggcaaccctgtttaagGTAATGACAACTTAGACAACTGAGATTGGGTTTTACAATGATGCgggaatttgtatgacccaatctcacctcccAGACTGATAACGGTAGCAAGAATCATCATCAAACGAAAATatttgacgctcatcaagagaaaaaaaagggaACATGGCCCGAAATTTTATATTCCTAAAATTAAACCTAAATGTGTgctattattgttcacaacgataaagaatatttttctgagtacattgACCCTTTGtatgaccgcaaaggatttaaaaagggatttttaactcaattaaaaaaaaaatacttcgcggcccttcttgacagctagttatttgatccatcgaaaaaatgttgtcttgtcaatttatgtttttgcattaaagtgaagaaaaaaagtgattagaaatggtttttaatcgtgttttttaccgttgtacataactCATAATATGAGTGGAGTTGTCTTCATCTTGAAAACGATGACCAATGAAGCTTGCCAGTTATTTGCACGTCATAAAGTCTGTGTCTGTGTTTACAAAACACTTGAAGAATCGAACCAAAACATCAGGGGCTCTGATGCAATATGCGTGCAAGTTGCGCAAAGTGAGCACAAATATCTAAcgcaaatgatttttgaaagacATTTTTGTTAGAATGCAAAATCTTCATAAAATTTACAAGAATCAAAAGAtctacacggaaaaaagttaattctcgaaatcgtgaattgtttTCATGAATTcgagaaccacgaagaaatatattcacgtttatagtgcaaatctAGGTACCatatttttctgtgtagctttaaaataaacaacagGTAGCTCAAATTATACTTATGAGCATTTCATTCTGTGCTCAAAAATGTCCTAGTAGGCTCGATTGGGCCAGGATTCTCCAAGTACTTAGAACAGCAACTATTAGTTCATCGGATGTTGGAAGGCGATAACGTTGTTCGCAGCTTGAATCTTACAGTTTACTTGTAAGTACGTGTTCAGTGAATCGATTTTTTCTTTGTTCGAGTGCAGTTGGTGCATTTTCTGGGACTAAGTAAAATGGGTGTCACAGGTTTAGATTTTTACATGCGCAAAAAAGTATCTAACGGATGCACTTTAGTGGATATAAGAAATGAAATCAGGTAAGATGCAActtatttgaaaatcaattccaaaacgaaacgaaattctTCCCCAGAAAATTCAAATCTACCGCTTCAACAACAACGCTCGTGTTCGATTTCCAGTCACTGTATGAATCATCTTGCAGCCCGGATTTGAGTGGCGTTTTGTGTGGTGGCCGCTACGAGCTTGTGTTCCACCTTGTAGAGCGATTTTTGCAGCAACTTCAACAACTCGGAGTAAAGCTGGTGTTTTTCAACGATGGAGTatttaagaaatcaaaaaaatttgcagtttgGACAGCTCGTCACAATGCAGCTTACGAACGAGAGTTGCAGATCATAGACTCCGTAGACAACGGTGACGACCTGCGCACCTTGGTAGGCAAGTATCGTCGGAGTATCCCTGTCAATACACAGTACCCATTGAAGAGTCTGGCAAAACGGTACGGCGAATTTCGTCTGTCAGTGACAGGCGAAACCAAGAAGGAAATGGTTGCGTACGCAAATTCCGTCAACGCTCTGGccattatttccaacaattcgGATATGATGATTTTTCGTGGGAATTGGCGCTTTTGGTCGTCCAAAGATCTAAGCTTTGAGAAGTTGACCACTCGAGAGTTTAGTCGCTCGGCGCTGCGTACTCATCTGGGACTAGACGAGAAACAGTTGGCGCTGTTTGCCACGCTGGCCAGTAATAATGGGTTCATCCGGAGTGAAGAACTGGCATCGTTTAGACAACGCCATCTTATAAATCAGTATGAGTTTCAAGAACTGGCAGAATTTGTGCGTAAACCGCATACAGATTTAAAGGTTGAGGTTGAGATTTTCGGCACTTCAGCAAACGTAGATGCCATTAGAAAAGGCTTCCAGGAGAGTTTGGATTACTACGGAGCGGTATGTTCTAACTTTACTTGTTGAGATACGTTAGTGGccattatttctttttttattacagGATTTCATTGAACAGGAGCCATCATCTTCAGAAGATCCAATGTTGAATTTCCTAAAAGAGCGTGAAAAAGCATTTCTGTACAAATTGTGGACAGGCGTGATTTCTCATTACGCGTTGACCTTAATTGATTTACGAGACGATGGATTTGGGGCGGAATATCCCACTctttctttgaaaattattctgCGTGAAGCAGCCATTGCAGTTTACCACTGCCGAGACCGTTCGAGCCggatatttattaccaaaactTCCCACACAAATGGTTACGCTGAGCAAACCTGCGCGTTGGAGTTTCCACAACACATTGAACCACCCACTCTTCAGGAATTGCTTTCAACAGATCCTGCAACTCACGCCAAATTAGCCGACACAAAGCTCAAATTGTACTGTTGGATCATCTCGGACAACTTGGACCATCGTCAACTAGATGCGATTCCACCAAAGATGATGCCCACAGTGGCTACACTCTACTTTTTGGTCGAGCATCAGGTTGTGGAGCTCTTTGAAGCGGATCTCCTGCTCTATGTTGCTTACGAGGTCGTATTAAAAAAGTATGACATGATCAACATTCGATACCCGAAAAAACTGGACGGTCGCGCGTTCCGCGTGGCCTTTTTGTACAATGCGGTCAGCCAGCATGTGCTTAAGTCGCTGAACGTTGTCGGCTTGGACTGTCTGGGGTACCCGGAGTATCCGCAGTTTGACGGCGTGAGGTTTCACAATCTGTATCGAGACTGGTCACGTGGTAATCGCAATCTAGAGCAGATTCAGTCGTGGAGAATTTATGCTAATATATTTTAGTAAACGGCATAATCATTTGGtccattactttttaatgactGATATTATGCGCGCTGCATCAAACCAAAGTGCGCATCACTTCTGTTGCGCCGATCAAAAATGTAGTGGTTTGTCGTTTGCGTTTACATCTCAGCCTGTGGCGCAACAGCTTTGACATGCTGTgttcgtattttgatttttgtctgttTCACAAGAGTAAAGATTCTTTGCACGTATTTAAACCAGATGTCTTTTTGTTATTATCCATGGAGCTTCTTTTCCACAGATTATTCCGCTTTTTCTCCAAACAATTGCCtttttgttttgcctttctttacAACAGTAGTGAATCCGTCATTGCCATTGTCCTCAGTGCGTGAAAATCAGATTGATTCTGCCACTTTTCACAGCAGCGAATTCTCTCCGTGCGCACCTCCCCCCTGAATCCACCCCTGCTCCGCTCGCACTCACCTCCACACCCGTGCAGAGCATAATCGTGTTGGCGATAATTTGTCCCTCACGAACCGCAAACACTGACTCAAACTGCAcaagcagctgctgctgctgatcctGCTCCTGGGCCAAGCACACCCGGCACACCTTCATCGCACGGAACCGCCCCGCAAAGGAATTCTATTTCCCGGAACAAATCCGCAGTTTCGCACCTCTCTctgaaaacgtaaacaaactgATTGCTTTTGACGTTTCGTCGCGGGACGTTACGTCGCGCGTAACGCACCCACTttgacagcgagaactgtcaaacacgtTGCAGAGCGGTTAAACGATTTGTGCGTCCTCCGCGAAATCAACAAACGGCGCGCGCGAACGCGCGTGAAATCCGGTCAGGTTTTCGTGAAAATCCGTGCCCAAAAATGAGCGATTCCGAGATGAAAGTCGTCGAGGAGGAGAAGGTGAGTGTGGGGTGAATTTTCGGGGACGTGGTTCGGATTTTAACGGTGGTGTTTGCAGGACGAGCCGATGGATGCCCCGGAAGGTGAGCAAACGGAAGCGCAAACCGGTGAAACCGGTTCCTCCGACAGCGACAGCATGGACGAGAGTGATGAGGATGAGGATGACGACGATGGGGAGGCGCTTATGATCAAGCAGTACGTGGAGCAGTTGGCCAAAATCGATGAGGACAAGTTCAACTACGACAACTATGTCCAGCTGCTGGAGATTGCACAGTAAGAGTTGGACTAATGTTGGGGGTTTTGCGGGTGTtttatgtgtgtgttttttttttgctttttgcagtAAGATGACCGACCTGGACAAGATTCGCCAGAGTGCGGAGATATTCGCCGAGGCGTACCCGCTTTCTCCGGAGATTTGGCTGCGCTGGTTGAAGATTGAGGTGGCGATTGGGAATTCGCCGGACGAGCTGCGTCAGGTGGACCGGTTGTTCCGGCGTGCCCTCGGGGATTACTATTCGGTTGAGGTGGCGCAGGAGTACGCGAATTTGGCGGCGAAGGCGGACGCCGAGTTGGCCGACACGATCTGGGACGCGCTGATTCCGGCGTACGGCCTGCACGTGACCAAGGGTCGAACGATCTTCGAGGCGTACCGCGAGGACCACCTGGCGAAGAACGGGGATGGTCCGGAGCAGCTGAACCGGTTGGCACGGATCTACGAGCAGGAGCTGAAGATTCCGCTGCGGAACATGGAAGACTCCCACATCGAGTACAAATTGCTGTGCGAGAAGCACAAGGCCGTGCTCGTAGATTTGAACCCGGAGAAGTTCGAACGTCGTTACCGTCAGGCGAAAGATCTGCTCCAGAAGATGATGCCGTACGAGAATCGGTTGGCCGCGCTTGAGCCGCACTGCCACCAGGAACGAGCCGATTTGTACCGGGAGTACATCCGCGAGTGCCGTTCCCAGCTGGAGGACGACGATCTGCAGGTTCTGTACGAGCGGTCCTGCACCGATTGCTGCCTGGATCCGACGGTTTGGACCGACTATCTCAAGTATCTGGACAAGTACCCGCCAGATCCGGATGAGACGGAAGCGTCCCCGGTCTTTGCCCAATCCGTGCTGGACGTGGTCAACCGAGCGCTGCGAAACTGTCCCTGGAGTGCCGAGTTGTACGTGGAAAAGATGCGGATCTGCGAGCGCGAGAAGCGAGGCAAGGCGGACATTCTGAAGATCATGGAAGAAGTGGCGACCGTCGAGTTCCAAGCGCCGGAACCGGCCGTCAAGGTGTGGCTCGAGTACCTGACCTATTTGCGGCGTCACGCCGACTTTGAGAACGAAAAAGAGCGCGAGATTTTGCGGTCCAACTTTGAGCTGGCCTGGAACCAGCTCGGCAGAACGTGGGGCGAACTGGCTGATCCCGAGTGCAAGATCTTACAGTTCTGGGGACGACTCGAGTACGGCGCACTGAAAGACCCCCTCAAAGGTCGTGACCTGTGGCAGAGCGTGATGGACAGTTCGGACAACAGCACGCGCGTTGGCCTCTGGATCGAGTACGCCGAACTAGAAGCGACTCGTGGCCTGGACGCCGTTCGCAAACTCTACCGCAAAGCGATCGGATCCATCGCACTAAACGATCCGGAAACCCTCGCCGCCGCCTGGATGCGATTCGAACGCGTCAACGGATCGCTCGAACAACTAACCACCTGCCAGGAACTGTGCGTGGCCAAGGTCCAAGAGTTCTACAAATCCCTTGGCAACCAAAAGCCACCCAAAGGTCGTCGCTCCGATCCCAAAAAAGACGCCGACCAAAGCGATTCCCCAAAAAAGAAGCCCATCAAACGAACCCACGACGAACACGAGTTCAAAAAACCGGCCATCCCGTCCCTCCCCCGCCAGAAACCCGAACCAACCCTCGAAGAAAACACCAAACGCATCCGCCTCGAAGAGGAACCCACCCCCGCAAAACCCGAAATCGACCCAACCAAAGACGTCAAACGCGTCTTCATCAGCAACCTGAGCTTCGACGCGACCGAGGACCAAATCCGCGCCTGCTTCCCCGAACTCAACTTCAAATCCATCGAACTCGTCCAATCCTCCAGCGGCAAAAGCCGCGGCTTCGGCTACGCCGAACTCAACCACGAAGCCGACGTCCAAAAAGCCCTCACCCTGGACCGACGACCTCTCAACGGCCGCCCCGTCTTCATCTCCTCCCTCGCCCGCGACAAAGCCGCCCGCCCCAACAAGTTCAAGTACTCGGAGCGCTTCGAGCCGAACAAACTGTTCGTCAAGGGGCTCCCCTTCGAGGCCACCCCCGACGACATCCGGAAGCTGTTTGAGCCGCACGGCAAGCTCAAGGACGTCCGCGTCGTCTACTACCGCAGCGGCAAGTCGAAGGGGCTGGCGTACGTGGAGTACGAGAGCGAGGCGGCGGCCAAGAGCGCCGTCGTGCACATGGACCAGTACTGTATGGATGGGTTTACCATTTCGGTGGATCTGTCGGCGCCGCCGCCGAGGGGAAAtccgacggcgacgacgacgggtGGCGGCGCACCGGACGCGGAGGCTGGCGGGAGCAGTTTGGGCGGAG
Coding sequences:
- the LOC120426835 gene encoding uncharacterized protein LOC120426835 isoform X1, giving the protein MGVTGLDFYMRKKVSNGCTLVDIRNEIRKFKSTASTTTLVFDFQSLYESSCSPDLSGVLCGGRYELVFHLVERFLQQLQQLGVKLVFFNDGVFKKSKKFAVWTARHNAAYERELQIIDSVDNGDDLRTLVGKYRRSIPVNTQYPLKSLAKRYGEFRLSVTGETKKEMVAYANSVNALAIISNNSDMMIFRGNWRFWSSKDLSFEKLTTREFSRSALRTHLGLDEKQLALFATLASNNGFIRSEELASFRQRHLINQYEFQELAEFVRKPHTDLKVEVEIFGTSANVDAIRKGFQESLDYYGADFIEQEPSSSEDPMLNFLKEREKAFLYKLWTGVISHYALTLIDLRDDGFGAEYPTLSLKIILREAAIAVYHCRDRSSRIFITKTSHTNGYAEQTCALEFPQHIEPPTLQELLSTDPATHAKLADTKLKLYCWIISDNLDHRQLDAIPPKMMPTVATLYFLVEHQVVELFEADLLLYVAYEVVLKKYDMINIRYPKKLDGRAFRVAFLYNAVSQHVLKSLNVVGLDCLGYPEYPQFDGVRFHNLYRDWSRGNRNLEQIQSWRIYANIF
- the LOC120426837 gene encoding gastrula zinc finger protein XlCGF26.1-like, translated to MKVCRVCLAQEQDQQQQLLVQFESVFAVREGQIIANTIMLCTGVEINCQDGLTQLVCELCVDEFLKFYKLRQKCLEADAFLRQNLKTEHVAPTIAPETNDVTGQASSEDEEYKIELLDVDLEDEFGKPPPEEIPEEGQHDWVVISEVEVIKAEVEEVEDPARRPRKRRKVFGVDRRQPEGMFFCCSCPAEEFDGARALELHRDAVHLKYRIADNVIRPFECDVCFQRFLTERHLDQHKTRPYKKREFVCTSCGNAFLASNTLKKHEEICVTTERNYACDECGKRFTQVGSLRNHQKLHTTAKAYSCPICAKTFLKKFEVPIHMVTHTEEQPFPCDQCPARFKRKQALRNHQRHHANPTPFKCDLCDQWFNNFSARKFHRQKVHEGLDPFRCYQCGASFGRKNRLEQHVKRAHAVAS
- the LOC120426834 gene encoding squamous cell carcinoma antigen recognized by T-cells 3 — encoded protein: MSDSEMKVVEEEKDEPMDAPEGEQTEAQTGETGSSDSDSMDESDEDEDDDDGEALMIKQYVEQLAKIDEDKFNYDNYVQLLEIAHKMTDLDKIRQSAEIFAEAYPLSPEIWLRWLKIEVAIGNSPDELRQVDRLFRRALGDYYSVEVAQEYANLAAKADAELADTIWDALIPAYGLHVTKGRTIFEAYREDHLAKNGDGPEQLNRLARIYEQELKIPLRNMEDSHIEYKLLCEKHKAVLVDLNPEKFERRYRQAKDLLQKMMPYENRLAALEPHCHQERADLYREYIRECRSQLEDDDLQVLYERSCTDCCLDPTVWTDYLKYLDKYPPDPDETEASPVFAQSVLDVVNRALRNCPWSAELYVEKMRICEREKRGKADILKIMEEVATVEFQAPEPAVKVWLEYLTYLRRHADFENEKEREILRSNFELAWNQLGRTWGELADPECKILQFWGRLEYGALKDPLKGRDLWQSVMDSSDNSTRVGLWIEYAELEATRGLDAVRKLYRKAIGSIALNDPETLAAAWMRFERVNGSLEQLTTCQELCVAKVQEFYKSLGNQKPPKGRRSDPKKDADQSDSPKKKPIKRTHDEHEFKKPAIPSLPRQKPEPTLEENTKRIRLEEEPTPAKPEIDPTKDVKRVFISNLSFDATEDQIRACFPELNFKSIELVQSSSGKSRGFGYAELNHEADVQKALTLDRRPLNGRPVFISSLARDKAARPNKFKYSERFEPNKLFVKGLPFEATPDDIRKLFEPHGKLKDVRVVYYRSGKSKGLAYVEYESEAAAKSAVVHMDQYCMDGFTISVDLSAPPPRGNPTATTTGGGAPDAEAGGSSLGGGKRHVVKGDVKQKLSTLIPTALLRKTTVSTPAGQVPTGSATPSAKPKSNEDFRKMLLK
- the LOC120426835 gene encoding uncharacterized protein LOC120426835 isoform X2, producing MVAYANSVNALAIISNNSDMMIFRGNWRFWSSKDLSFEKLTTREFSRSALRTHLGLDEKQLALFATLASNNGFIRSEELASFRQRHLINQYEFQELAEFVRKPHTDLKVEVEIFGTSANVDAIRKGFQESLDYYGADFIEQEPSSSEDPMLNFLKEREKAFLYKLWTGVISHYALTLIDLRDDGFGAEYPTLSLKIILREAAIAVYHCRDRSSRIFITKTSHTNGYAEQTCALEFPQHIEPPTLQELLSTDPATHAKLADTKLKLYCWIISDNLDHRQLDAIPPKMMPTVATLYFLVEHQVVELFEADLLLYVAYEVVLKKYDMINIRYPKKLDGRAFRVAFLYNAVSQHVLKSLNVVGLDCLGYPEYPQFDGVRFHNLYRDWSRGNRNLEQIQSWRIYANIF